In Marivivens aquimaris, one genomic interval encodes:
- a CDS encoding ATP-binding cassette domain-containing protein translates to MAERSLVLENVRISLGGAELLEVDFTVNAGEVVTIMGPSGSGKSTLLAWLTGNLPSAFSASGRALLNGNDISNLPPEKRRMGILFQDDLLFPHMSVGQNLSFGLRGADRTSRIADALAAVGLDGFEGRDPATLSGGQRSRVALMRMLLSEPKALLLDEPFGKLDAELRGQVRDLVFKHAKNQRLPVLMVTHDVADAEAAGGRIISLRS, encoded by the coding sequence ATGGCTGAACGGTCTTTGGTGCTGGAAAACGTGCGCATTTCACTCGGCGGGGCAGAATTACTCGAGGTCGACTTCACCGTGAACGCGGGCGAAGTCGTCACGATCATGGGCCCCTCCGGCTCCGGCAAATCGACGCTTCTGGCGTGGCTTACCGGCAACCTGCCCAGCGCCTTCTCAGCGTCGGGTCGCGCGCTCTTGAATGGCAATGACATCTCGAACTTGCCGCCAGAGAAGCGCCGCATGGGCATCCTTTTCCAAGACGACCTGCTTTTCCCGCACATGAGCGTCGGGCAAAACCTGTCGTTCGGACTGCGCGGTGCGGACCGCACATCACGTATCGCCGACGCGCTTGCAGCCGTCGGGTTGGACGGATTCGAAGGTCGAGATCCAGCCACTTTGTCGGGCGGTCAGCGGTCCAGAGTGGCCCTGATGCGCATGTTATTGTCCGAACCGAAGGCCCTTTTGCTCGATGAACCGTTCGGAAAACTCGACGCGGAGTTGCGCGGCCAAGTCCGTGACCTCGTGTTCAAACACGCGAAAAATCAAAGACTTCCGGTTCTCATGGTCACGCACGACGTAGCGGACGCAGAGGCCGCCGGGGGGCGGATCATATCCCTTCGTTCATAA